The following proteins are co-located in the Streptomyces sp. DT2A-34 genome:
- a CDS encoding LacI family DNA-binding transcriptional regulator, which translates to MTRSSADGTAPRGRSRRNFAGSRPVMDDVARLAGVSKQTVSRVLNDHPSVRPETRETVLAAMRTLGYRPSRSARSLASGKTRMLGVISFDAARYGPAAILTAINTAAQEAGYLLSSIALDTAEPDTVVEAVNRLSAEGADGVIAIAPQLWVGKALADTRLDTPLVVLENGLDTDTQQVTGDSRTGARKATEHLLGLGHRTVWHIAGPTGWTSADHRMGSWQACLEAAGVEVPAPLIGDWSADSGYELGRRLARRPDVTAVFVSNDQMALGLLHALHEAGRSVPEDVSVVGYDDIPEAAHFLPPLTTVRTDFAEIGTRSLRLLLDRLDGPAEPPRVDSLVPVDLVVRRSSGRAPGH; encoded by the coding sequence ATGACCCGCAGCTCCGCCGACGGCACCGCTCCGAGGGGGCGCAGCAGACGGAACTTCGCGGGCTCGCGTCCGGTGATGGACGACGTGGCCCGGCTGGCCGGCGTCTCCAAGCAGACCGTCTCGCGCGTCCTCAACGACCATCCGTCGGTGCGGCCCGAGACCCGCGAGACGGTTCTGGCGGCCATGCGGACGCTGGGCTACCGGCCGAGCCGCAGTGCCAGGTCGCTGGCCAGCGGGAAGACCCGGATGCTCGGCGTGATCTCCTTCGACGCCGCCCGCTACGGGCCCGCCGCCATCCTCACCGCGATCAACACCGCCGCACAGGAGGCCGGTTACCTGCTGAGCTCGATCGCACTGGACACCGCCGAGCCGGACACGGTGGTCGAGGCGGTGAACCGGCTGTCGGCCGAGGGCGCGGACGGGGTGATCGCCATCGCCCCGCAGCTGTGGGTGGGCAAGGCGCTGGCGGACACCCGCCTCGACACCCCGCTGGTCGTGCTGGAGAACGGCCTCGACACCGACACCCAGCAGGTCACCGGCGACTCGCGGACCGGGGCCCGCAAGGCCACGGAACACCTGCTGGGGCTCGGCCACCGCACCGTCTGGCATATCGCGGGCCCGACCGGCTGGACCTCCGCCGACCACCGGATGGGCAGTTGGCAGGCCTGTCTGGAGGCGGCCGGCGTCGAGGTCCCTGCCCCGCTGATCGGCGACTGGAGCGCCGACTCCGGCTACGAGCTGGGCCGCCGGCTGGCCCGGCGCCCGGACGTCACGGCCGTGTTCGTCTCCAACGACCAGATGGCCCTCGGTCTGCTGCACGCCCTGCACGAAGCCGGCCGCTCGGTCCCGGAAGACGTCAGCGTCGTGGGCTACGACGACATCCCCGAGGCCGCGCACTTCCTGCCGCCGCTGACCACCGTACGCACGGACTTCGCCGAGATCGGCACGCGTTCACTGCGCCTGCTGCTGGACCGGCTCGACGGCCCCGCCGAGCCGCCCCGGGTCGACTCACTGGTCCCGGTCGACCTCGTGGTCCGTCGCAGCAGCGGCCGTGCGCCGGGGCACTGA
- a CDS encoding heavy metal translocating P-type ATPase, with the protein MTSTLTSPSADRAVSARSGAVPRRRTRLLALPEVRWAAAATVLFLLALPLQFAGAPAWTWGPLYALAYATGGWEPGWEGLKALKDKTLDVDLLMVVAALGAASIGQVMDGALLIVIFATSGALEALATARTADSVRGLLDLAPATATRIGPDGTEQTVPVEELAVGDTVLVRPGERVGADGRVLDGASEVDQATITGEPLPAAKQQGDEVFAGTLNGTGALRVRVERDASDSVIARIVRMVQEASETKAPTQLFIEKVEQRYSLGMVAATLAVFGVPLAFGEEFSEALLRAMTFMIVASPCAVVLATMPPLLSAIANAGRHGVLVKSAVAMERLGQVDAVALDKTGTLTEGTPRVTDVRPLPGRGLDEDALLTLAAAAEHPSEHPLARAVVAAAHERRLELPTAQDFASAPGVGVQALVDGRTVEVGAPARLLDSVDGDGSPVAALAEELEQSGRTAVLVVVDGAPAGILGIADRLRPDAAATVASLTALTGTAPILLTGDNPRAAARLAAEAGIEDVRAGLLPQDKTGAVREWEGAGRKVMVVGDGVNDAPALAAAHIGVAMGRAGSDLALETADAVIVRDELAAVPTTVALSRRARKLVVQNLVIAGVFIAGLVTWDLVGTLPLPLGVAGHEGSTVLVGLNGLRLLREAAWQRAATDGTDREAD; encoded by the coding sequence ATGACTTCCACGCTCACCTCGCCCTCGGCCGACCGAGCCGTGTCCGCGCGGTCCGGCGCCGTGCCCCGGCGGCGTACGCGGCTTCTGGCGCTGCCCGAGGTCCGCTGGGCCGCCGCGGCCACCGTGCTGTTCCTGCTCGCGCTGCCCTTGCAGTTCGCCGGAGCACCTGCCTGGACCTGGGGCCCGCTGTACGCGCTGGCGTACGCCACGGGTGGCTGGGAGCCGGGCTGGGAAGGGCTCAAGGCGCTCAAGGACAAGACCCTCGACGTCGACCTGCTGATGGTCGTCGCCGCGCTCGGCGCCGCCTCGATCGGGCAGGTGATGGACGGCGCCCTGCTGATCGTCATCTTCGCGACCTCGGGCGCCCTGGAGGCGCTCGCCACCGCCCGCACCGCCGACTCGGTGCGCGGACTGCTCGACCTCGCCCCCGCCACCGCCACCCGGATCGGCCCCGACGGCACCGAACAGACCGTCCCCGTCGAGGAGTTGGCGGTCGGAGACACCGTCCTCGTGCGGCCCGGCGAGCGCGTCGGAGCCGACGGCCGGGTGCTGGACGGCGCCAGTGAGGTGGACCAGGCGACCATCACCGGCGAACCGCTCCCCGCGGCGAAGCAGCAGGGCGACGAGGTGTTCGCCGGCACCCTCAACGGCACCGGTGCCCTGCGCGTCCGGGTCGAACGCGACGCCTCCGACTCCGTGATCGCCCGCATCGTGCGGATGGTGCAAGAGGCGTCCGAGACCAAGGCCCCCACCCAGCTGTTCATCGAGAAGGTCGAACAGCGCTACTCCCTGGGCATGGTGGCCGCGACGCTCGCCGTGTTCGGTGTTCCGCTCGCCTTCGGCGAGGAGTTCTCCGAGGCGCTGCTGCGGGCCATGACCTTCATGATCGTGGCCTCGCCGTGCGCGGTGGTCCTGGCCACCATGCCGCCCCTGCTGTCGGCCATCGCCAACGCCGGCCGGCACGGTGTCCTGGTGAAGTCGGCGGTGGCGATGGAACGCCTCGGCCAGGTCGACGCCGTCGCGCTGGACAAGACCGGCACCCTCACCGAGGGCACACCGCGCGTCACCGACGTACGGCCGCTGCCCGGACGGGGGCTGGACGAGGACGCGTTGCTGACGCTCGCCGCTGCCGCCGAGCACCCCAGCGAACACCCGCTGGCCCGGGCCGTCGTGGCCGCGGCCCACGAGCGCCGCCTGGAGCTGCCCACCGCGCAGGACTTCGCCTCCGCGCCCGGGGTGGGAGTGCAGGCCCTCGTCGACGGCCGTACGGTCGAGGTCGGCGCCCCGGCCCGCCTGCTCGACAGCGTGGACGGTGACGGCAGCCCGGTCGCTGCGCTCGCCGAGGAACTGGAACAGTCCGGCCGTACCGCCGTCCTCGTGGTCGTCGACGGCGCCCCCGCAGGGATCCTCGGCATCGCGGACCGGCTGCGCCCGGACGCCGCGGCCACCGTCGCCTCCCTCACCGCACTCACCGGCACCGCCCCGATCCTGCTCACCGGCGACAACCCCAGGGCCGCCGCCCGGCTGGCCGCCGAGGCCGGCATCGAGGATGTGCGTGCCGGGCTGCTGCCGCAGGACAAGACGGGCGCGGTCAGGGAGTGGGAGGGCGCGGGCCGCAAGGTGATGGTCGTCGGCGACGGTGTCAACGACGCTCCCGCCCTGGCCGCCGCCCACATCGGCGTCGCCATGGGCCGGGCGGGATCCGACCTCGCCCTGGAGACCGCCGACGCGGTGATCGTCCGTGACGAACTCGCCGCCGTCCCCACCACCGTCGCCCTCTCCCGCCGGGCCCGGAAGCTGGTCGTGCAGAACCTCGTCATCGCCGGGGTGTTCATCGCCGGCCTCGTCACCTGGGACCTGGTCGGCACCCTTCCGCTGCCGCTCGGCGTCGCGGGCCACGAGGGCTCCACGGTCCTCGTCGGCCTGAACGGACTGCGCCTGCTGCGCGAGGCGGCCTGGCAGCGGGCGGCAACCGACGGGACCGACCGAGAGGCCGACTGA
- a CDS encoding metal ABC transporter permease, which yields MTLADGIWQQIFDFDNYGELLALVRNSLIAGVALGLVGGLVGVFVIMRDLPFAVHGISELSFAGASAALLLDMNIVAGSIVGSLIAAGAIGLLGSRARDRNSVIGIIMPFGLGLGVLFLALYKGRAANKFGLLTGQIVAVDTPQMSWLLGTSAVVLVALAVMWRPLAFASADPEVAEARGVPVRGLSFAFMIVLGLAVALSVQIVGALLVLTLVVTPAAAAARITASPVLLPTLSVVFAVASIEGGILLALGSSVPISPYVTTISFTIYLVCRGVGGYRARRWGAARATV from the coding sequence ATGACCCTCGCCGACGGGATCTGGCAGCAGATCTTCGACTTCGACAACTACGGCGAACTGCTCGCCCTGGTCCGCAACTCCCTGATCGCCGGCGTCGCACTCGGCCTGGTCGGCGGTCTGGTGGGGGTCTTCGTGATCATGCGGGACCTGCCGTTCGCGGTGCACGGGATCAGCGAGCTGTCGTTCGCCGGTGCCTCGGCCGCGCTGCTGCTGGACATGAACATCGTGGCCGGCTCGATCGTCGGTTCCCTGATCGCCGCCGGAGCCATCGGCCTGCTCGGTTCGCGCGCCCGGGACCGCAACTCGGTGATCGGCATCATCATGCCGTTCGGCCTCGGCCTCGGCGTGCTCTTCCTCGCCCTGTACAAGGGGCGGGCGGCGAACAAGTTCGGCCTGCTCACCGGACAGATCGTCGCCGTGGACACCCCGCAGATGTCCTGGCTGCTCGGCACCTCGGCCGTGGTGCTCGTGGCGCTGGCGGTCATGTGGCGGCCGCTCGCCTTCGCCAGCGCCGACCCGGAGGTGGCCGAGGCGCGGGGCGTACCGGTACGGGGGCTGTCGTTCGCCTTCATGATCGTGCTGGGCCTCGCGGTCGCGCTCTCCGTGCAGATCGTCGGGGCGCTGCTGGTCCTCACCCTCGTCGTCACGCCCGCGGCCGCCGCGGCCCGGATCACGGCCTCACCGGTGCTTCTGCCGACGCTGAGCGTGGTGTTCGCGGTGGCCTCGATCGAGGGCGGGATCCTGCTGGCCCTCGGCAGCAGCGTTCCCATCAGCCCGTACGTCACCACGATCTCGTTCACGATCTACCTCGTGTGCAGGGGGGTGGGCGGCTACCGGGCACGGCGGTGGGGAGCCGCGCGCGCCACCGTCTGA
- a CDS encoding metal ABC transporter ATP-binding protein — protein sequence MSDPRTDTAVISLRNAALSYGERVLWQDLDLDVRPGEFLAVLGPNGSGKTSFVRALLGGRRLSAGTLTVLGRPPRSGSRHIGYVPQQGTLSAHAMLRARDLVRFGIDGHGFGPRLRTGAVRRRVDEILASVGAAAYADVPVGLLSGGERQRVRIGQALATDPRILLCDEPLLSLDLHHQRAVTELVDARRRSHGTAVVFVTHEINPVLGLVDRVLYLARGGFRVGTPDEVLTSEALSRLYGTPVDVIRVRDRITVVGAPDEVAQPPHHPEPPHGVRS from the coding sequence GTGTCCGACCCTCGCACGGACACCGCGGTGATCAGCCTGCGCAACGCGGCCCTCTCCTACGGCGAGCGCGTGCTCTGGCAGGACCTCGATCTCGACGTACGGCCGGGCGAGTTCCTGGCCGTGCTCGGCCCCAACGGATCGGGCAAGACCAGCTTCGTACGCGCCCTGCTGGGCGGGCGCCGGCTGTCCGCCGGCACGCTGACGGTCCTGGGCCGTCCGCCCCGGTCCGGCAGCCGGCACATCGGCTACGTCCCCCAGCAGGGGACCCTGTCCGCGCACGCCATGCTGCGCGCCCGGGACCTGGTCCGCTTCGGCATCGACGGGCACGGCTTCGGACCCCGGCTGCGCACGGGCGCCGTACGCCGCCGCGTGGACGAGATCCTCGCCTCGGTCGGGGCCGCCGCGTACGCGGACGTCCCCGTCGGCCTGCTCTCCGGCGGCGAACGCCAGCGCGTACGCATCGGACAGGCGCTGGCCACCGACCCGCGGATCCTGCTGTGCGACGAGCCGCTGCTCTCCCTCGACCTGCACCACCAACGGGCCGTGACCGAACTGGTGGACGCCCGGCGCCGCTCCCACGGCACAGCGGTGGTCTTCGTGACCCACGAGATCAACCCCGTACTGGGACTGGTGGACCGCGTGCTGTACCTCGCCCGCGGCGGCTTCCGGGTCGGCACACCCGACGAGGTGCTGACCTCCGAGGCACTGTCGCGGCTGTACGGAACGCCGGTCGACGTCATCCGCGTCCGGGACCGGATCACGGTCGTGGGCGCGCCCGACGAGGTGGCGCAGCCGCCGCATCACCCCGAACCGCCGCACGGAGTACGGTCATGA
- a CDS encoding zinc ABC transporter substrate-binding protein — protein sequence MPASSSRRLAPLITGTCLILLAGCGSSSDSGSDTAAAHSPAAASAVPVVASTDVYGNMAERIGGGKVAVTSIISDPDQDPHSYEANTQNQLALSKAKVVIENGGGYDDFIDRMMKTSGDSSAEVINAVKVSGKSAPAGGELNEHVWYDFPTAAKLADRIAAALAKADPADAATFTKNAKDFKEKLKPLEQKEAEIKADHGGEAVAITEPVPLYMIDASGLKNATPAAFSEAIEEGDDVSPRTLRDTLALFTGKKVEALVYNEQTSGPQTEKAEQAAKTAGIPVVPVTETLPKGKDYLGWMTANVDALANALAK from the coding sequence ATGCCCGCGTCCTCGTCCCGACGTCTCGCCCCGCTGATAACCGGCACCTGCCTGATCCTCCTCGCGGGCTGCGGCAGTTCTTCGGACTCCGGAAGCGACACCGCCGCAGCGCACAGCCCCGCCGCGGCTTCCGCCGTCCCGGTGGTGGCCTCGACGGACGTCTACGGGAACATGGCCGAGCGGATAGGCGGCGGGAAGGTGGCGGTCACCTCGATCATCAGCGACCCCGACCAGGACCCGCACTCCTACGAGGCCAACACGCAGAACCAGTTGGCGCTGTCCAAGGCGAAGGTCGTCATCGAGAACGGCGGCGGCTACGACGACTTCATCGACCGCATGATGAAAACGAGCGGCGACTCCTCCGCCGAGGTGATCAACGCGGTCAAGGTCTCCGGCAAGAGCGCCCCGGCGGGCGGTGAGCTCAACGAGCACGTCTGGTACGACTTCCCCACGGCCGCCAAGCTCGCCGACCGCATCGCCGCCGCCCTGGCCAAGGCCGACCCGGCCGACGCCGCCACCTTCACCAAGAACGCCAAGGACTTCAAGGAGAAGCTGAAGCCCCTGGAGCAGAAGGAAGCCGAGATCAAGGCCGACCACGGCGGCGAGGCCGTGGCCATCACCGAGCCCGTGCCGCTGTACATGATCGACGCGAGCGGACTGAAGAACGCGACGCCCGCAGCGTTCAGCGAAGCCATCGAGGAAGGCGACGACGTCTCCCCGAGGACCCTGCGGGACACCCTGGCGCTGTTCACCGGCAAGAAGGTCGAGGCGCTGGTCTACAACGAGCAGACCTCCGGCCCGCAGACCGAGAAGGCCGAGCAGGCGGCCAAGACGGCCGGGATCCCGGTCGTCCCCGTGACCGAGACCCTGCCCAAGGGCAAGGACTACCTCGGCTGGATGACCGCCAACGTCGACGCCCTCGCGAACGCGCTGGCCAAGTGA
- a CDS encoding SOS response-associated peptidase has protein sequence MCGRYASTRSPQDLAQLFQVSEWHPEETLAPSWNVAPTDEVWAVLERTPRGAAQDEPPRRRLRPLRWGLVPSWAKDMKIGARLINARVETVHEKPAFRRAFAERRCLLPADGFYEWDEVKDSKSGKVRKQPYFIHPQDGQVMALAGLYEYWRDPEIKDADDPAAWLLTCTIITTEATDAAGRIHPRMPLALTPDHYDAWLDPHHRATDDLRTLLTPPADGHLDARPVSPAVNSVRNNGPQLLDEVPAP, from the coding sequence ATGTGCGGCCGCTATGCCTCCACCCGCAGCCCCCAGGACCTCGCCCAGCTGTTCCAGGTGTCCGAGTGGCATCCGGAGGAGACCCTCGCGCCCAGCTGGAACGTGGCCCCGACCGACGAGGTGTGGGCCGTCCTGGAGCGCACGCCACGCGGCGCCGCCCAGGACGAGCCGCCCCGGCGCCGGCTGCGGCCCCTGCGCTGGGGCCTGGTGCCCTCGTGGGCGAAGGACATGAAGATCGGCGCGCGGTTGATCAACGCCCGGGTGGAGACCGTGCACGAGAAGCCCGCCTTCCGCCGCGCCTTCGCCGAACGCCGCTGCCTCCTGCCGGCCGACGGCTTCTACGAGTGGGACGAGGTCAAGGACAGCAAGTCGGGCAAGGTCCGCAAGCAGCCCTACTTCATCCACCCGCAGGACGGGCAGGTGATGGCCCTGGCGGGTCTGTACGAGTACTGGCGCGACCCGGAGATCAAGGACGCCGACGACCCTGCCGCCTGGCTGCTGACCTGCACCATCATCACCACCGAGGCCACCGACGCCGCAGGCCGCATCCACCCCCGCATGCCCCTCGCGCTCACCCCCGACCACTACGACGCCTGGCTCGACCCGCACCATCGGGCCACCGACGACCTGCGCACCCTGCTCACCCCACCGGCAGACGGCCACTTGGACGCCCGCCCCGTCTCTCCCGCCGTGAACAGCGTCCGCAACAACGGCCCCCAGCTCCTGGACGAGGTCCCCGCCCCCTGA
- the soxG gene encoding sarcosine oxidase subunit gamma — protein sequence MAEPTIDARVSPLAHLEERMRAAAVTGARGVTLTERPFLTMVDLRVDPASEAADRIAKALGAPLPGRCGQTTSSGPHTVLWLGPDEWLVLSQAEAAAVTAELGEALGGDPGSVVDVSANRTTLELSGPAARQVLEKGCPLDLHPRSFAPGQAVSTTVGPIAVLLWQVDDGPTYRLFPRSSFADYLARWLIDAMSEYRGPEVP from the coding sequence ATGGCTGAGCCGACGATCGACGCACGGGTGAGCCCGCTGGCGCACCTGGAAGAGCGGATGCGCGCCGCCGCGGTCACCGGCGCGCGCGGCGTCACGCTGACCGAGCGGCCGTTCCTCACCATGGTCGATCTCCGGGTCGACCCCGCTTCCGAAGCGGCCGACCGCATCGCGAAGGCGCTGGGAGCGCCGCTCCCCGGGCGGTGCGGCCAGACCACCTCGTCCGGCCCCCACACGGTCCTCTGGCTCGGCCCGGACGAGTGGCTCGTGCTGTCCCAGGCCGAAGCGGCCGCGGTGACCGCCGAGTTGGGGGAGGCGCTCGGCGGCGACCCGGGCTCGGTCGTGGACGTCTCCGCGAACCGCACCACGCTGGAGCTGAGCGGCCCGGCCGCCCGACAGGTGCTGGAGAAGGGCTGCCCGCTGGACCTGCATCCCCGGTCCTTCGCACCCGGCCAGGCCGTGTCGACCACGGTGGGTCCCATCGCGGTACTGCTCTGGCAGGTCGACGACGGGCCGACGTACCGGCTGTTCCCGCGGTCCTCGTTCGCCGACTACCTGGCGCGCTGGCTCATCGACGCGATGAGCGAGTACCGCGGGCCGGAGGTGCCCTGA
- a CDS encoding sarcosine oxidase subunit alpha family protein codes for MTDQHFRLPRGGRIDRGSVLRFTVDGRELTGHPGDTVASAMLANGLVEVAPSLYRGRPRGIVAAGVEEPNALLRIDGSCSEGMLPATTVELYDGLSATTLSGMGRLDPTPDPAVYDKKYVHTDVLVVGAGPAGLAAAASAAGSGARVILLDDQPEPGGSLLSGSSETTGAQSALDWVADVRAALDAAPEAVVLHRTMAFGSYDDNYVLALQRRTDHLGAGAPEGVSRQRLWHIRARQVVLATGAHERPLTFAGNDRPGVMLAAAVRTYLNRYAVAPGSRAVVSTTNDSAYDTVADLHAAGIDIAAVVDARPELSHRAAEVAVATGVRVLTGSAVVDTSGDRRLTGVTVQALDTDGQLAGAPRSFDCDLLAVSGGWSPVVHLHSQRQGRLRWDEELVAFVPDGAVRDQQVVGAARGTYDLDGCLAEGARAGARAATDAGFPVSVPSPGDVRSSGPVRALWLVPAPDGEPGAWDTHFVDLQRDVTVADVRRSTGAGMRGVEHVKRYTSLGTANDQGKTSAVNAIGVIAEALGAGGSPGEIGTTAYRAPYTPVAFAALAGRERGELFDPERTTSIHSWHVAHGALFEDVGQWKRPWYFPRPGEDMDTAVARECRAAREGVAFMDASTLGKIEIWGADAGEFLNRVYTNAFKKLKPGMARYGVMCKPDGMIFDDGVTLRLDDNRYFMTTTTGGAAGVLDWLEEWLQTEWPELDVHCTSVTEQWTTIAVVGPKSREVVAQLAPDVDLSAEAFPFMAFRETTLASGIPARICRISFSGELAYEINVSAWYGLTVWEQVWEAGQPYGITPYGTETMHVLRAEKGYIIVGQDTDGTVTPQDAGMSWVVSKQKDFIGKRSYSRADTARTDRKQLVGLLPSDRTTRLPEGTQLVAPDVDLATVPVPMLGHVTSSYHSPALGRPFALALVADGQARKGQTMLAPVGEELVPVEVTDFVLYDPEGTKRDG; via the coding sequence ATGACCGACCAGCACTTCCGGCTCCCGCGAGGGGGCCGCATCGACCGCGGCAGCGTGCTGCGGTTCACCGTCGACGGGCGGGAGCTGACCGGGCACCCCGGAGACACCGTCGCCTCGGCGATGCTGGCGAACGGCCTTGTCGAGGTCGCCCCGTCGCTCTACCGCGGCCGCCCGCGCGGCATCGTCGCCGCGGGCGTCGAGGAACCCAACGCCCTGCTGCGGATCGACGGTTCGTGCTCGGAGGGCATGCTGCCGGCCACGACCGTGGAGCTGTACGACGGCCTGTCCGCCACCACGCTCTCCGGGATGGGCCGACTCGACCCGACCCCCGACCCCGCCGTCTACGACAAGAAGTACGTCCACACCGACGTCCTGGTCGTCGGCGCCGGCCCGGCCGGACTCGCGGCCGCCGCCTCCGCCGCCGGCTCCGGCGCCCGCGTGATCCTCCTCGACGACCAGCCCGAGCCCGGCGGTTCGCTGCTCTCCGGGAGCAGCGAGACGACCGGCGCCCAGTCCGCCCTCGACTGGGTCGCCGACGTCCGCGCGGCCCTCGACGCCGCCCCCGAGGCCGTCGTACTGCACCGCACCATGGCCTTCGGGTCGTACGACGACAACTACGTGCTGGCCCTCCAGCGGCGCACCGACCACCTCGGAGCCGGGGCCCCCGAAGGCGTCTCGCGCCAGCGGCTGTGGCACATCCGGGCCCGCCAGGTCGTCCTGGCGACCGGCGCGCACGAGCGTCCGCTGACCTTCGCCGGCAACGACCGCCCCGGGGTCATGCTCGCCGCGGCCGTGCGCACCTACCTCAACCGGTACGCCGTGGCGCCGGGCTCGCGGGCCGTGGTCAGCACCACCAACGACAGCGCCTACGACACGGTCGCCGACCTCCACGCCGCCGGCATCGACATCGCCGCGGTCGTGGACGCACGCCCCGAGCTGTCCCACCGGGCCGCCGAGGTGGCCGTGGCGACCGGGGTGCGGGTGCTGACGGGCAGCGCCGTGGTCGACACCTCGGGGGACCGCCGGCTCACCGGCGTCACCGTCCAGGCCCTCGACACCGACGGGCAACTCGCCGGGGCTCCACGGTCGTTCGACTGCGACCTGCTCGCCGTCTCGGGCGGCTGGAGCCCGGTGGTGCACCTGCACAGCCAGCGTCAGGGGCGGCTGCGCTGGGACGAGGAGCTGGTCGCCTTCGTGCCCGACGGCGCCGTACGGGACCAGCAGGTCGTCGGTGCGGCCCGGGGGACGTACGACCTCGACGGCTGTCTGGCCGAGGGAGCGCGGGCAGGTGCGCGGGCCGCGACCGACGCCGGGTTCCCGGTGTCCGTACCGTCGCCCGGCGATGTCCGGTCGTCAGGCCCGGTGCGTGCCCTGTGGCTGGTCCCCGCCCCCGACGGCGAACCCGGCGCCTGGGACACCCACTTCGTCGACCTGCAACGCGATGTCACCGTCGCCGATGTCCGGCGCTCCACCGGCGCCGGCATGCGCGGCGTGGAGCACGTCAAGCGCTACACCTCGCTCGGCACGGCCAACGACCAGGGCAAGACGTCCGCTGTCAACGCGATCGGTGTCATCGCCGAGGCGCTCGGCGCGGGCGGGTCGCCCGGGGAGATCGGCACCACCGCCTACCGGGCGCCGTACACGCCGGTGGCCTTCGCCGCCCTGGCCGGACGGGAGCGCGGCGAGCTGTTCGACCCGGAGCGGACCACGTCGATCCACAGCTGGCATGTGGCGCACGGGGCGTTGTTCGAGGACGTCGGGCAGTGGAAGCGCCCCTGGTACTTCCCCCGGCCCGGTGAGGACATGGACACGGCCGTGGCCCGCGAGTGCCGGGCGGCCCGTGAGGGGGTGGCGTTCATGGACGCGTCCACCCTCGGCAAGATCGAGATCTGGGGCGCGGACGCGGGCGAGTTCCTCAACCGCGTCTACACCAACGCCTTCAAGAAGCTCAAGCCCGGCATGGCCCGCTACGGCGTCATGTGCAAGCCCGACGGCATGATCTTCGACGACGGCGTGACACTGCGCCTCGACGACAACCGCTACTTCATGACCACCACGACCGGCGGCGCCGCCGGGGTCCTGGACTGGCTGGAGGAGTGGCTGCAGACCGAGTGGCCCGAACTCGACGTGCACTGCACCTCGGTGACCGAGCAGTGGACGACGATCGCGGTCGTCGGCCCGAAGTCGCGCGAGGTCGTCGCCCAACTCGCGCCCGACGTCGACCTGTCCGCCGAGGCGTTCCCCTTCATGGCCTTCCGCGAGACCACCCTGGCCTCCGGCATCCCGGCCCGCATCTGCCGGATCTCCTTCTCCGGCGAACTCGCCTACGAGATCAACGTCTCCGCCTGGTACGGCCTGACCGTCTGGGAGCAGGTGTGGGAGGCCGGGCAGCCGTACGGCATCACCCCGTACGGCACCGAGACCATGCACGTGCTGCGCGCCGAGAAGGGCTACATCATTGTCGGCCAGGACACCGACGGCACCGTCACCCCGCAGGACGCCGGCATGTCCTGGGTGGTCTCCAAGCAGAAGGACTTCATCGGCAAGCGGTCCTACTCCCGCGCCGACACCGCCCGCACCGACCGCAAGCAACTCGTCGGCCTGCTCCCGAGCGACCGCACGACCCGGCTGCCCGAGGGAACCCAACTCGTCGCGCCGGACGTCGACTTGGCGACCGTGCCCGTGCCGATGCTCGGCCACGTCACCTCCAGCTACCACAGTCCGGCCCTCGGCCGCCCCTTCGCCCTCGCCCTCGTCGCCGACGGGCAGGCAAGGAAGGGCCAGACCATGCTCGCCCCGGTGGGCGAGGAACTGGTGCCCGTCGAGGTGACCGACTTCGTCCTCTACGACCCCGAAGGGACCAAGCGCGATGGCTGA
- a CDS encoding sarcosine oxidase subunit delta, with protein sequence MLLISCPWCGPRDETEYHYGGQAHVPHPENPADLTDEQWAEYVFYRDNPKGPFAERWVHSIGCRRWFNVLRDTVTNELLATYRLDEPRPELPQAGGNR encoded by the coding sequence GTGCTGCTGATCAGCTGCCCCTGGTGCGGTCCCCGTGACGAGACCGAGTACCACTACGGCGGACAGGCCCACGTCCCCCACCCCGAGAACCCCGCCGACCTCACCGACGAGCAGTGGGCCGAGTACGTCTTCTACCGCGACAACCCCAAGGGCCCCTTCGCCGAGCGGTGGGTGCACAGCATCGGCTGCCGTCGCTGGTTCAACGTCCTGCGCGACACCGTCACCAACGAGTTGCTCGCCACCTACCGGCTCGACGAGCCCCGCCCCGAGCTGCCCCAGGCCGGAGGGAACCGATGA